In Marinicauda algicola, one DNA window encodes the following:
- a CDS encoding CaiB/BaiF CoA transferase family protein, with product MHKPLSGIRVLTIEQYGAGPYGTQLLASLGADVIKIENPATGGDSARHVGPHGLGEADSEFFQTFNRNKRSVALDLKDATDREKFERLVKTADAVANNLRGDQPAKLKLDYAALSGIKPSIVCAHLSAYGRGGAREAWPGYDYLMQAEAGFLSLTGEPDAPPARFGLSMVDFMTGTMMATGLVSAILGAQRTGRGCDVDVSLLDTALHQLSYPATWYLNEGTQTRRVARSAHPSVAPSQLFRTADGWIFLMCQLPKFWEIFCREAGCEALLEDERFATPRARAQNRDALTRELDAVLQAATTADWMVRLGGKVPVAPVHDLAQALAAPDAQGLVETVDHPAKPDGLKLLREPFRINGERPSGTRAPRLGEHTEDVLGGDS from the coding sequence ATGCACAAGCCCCTGTCCGGCATACGGGTCCTGACGATCGAGCAGTATGGCGCCGGGCCCTACGGCACGCAGCTCCTGGCGAGCCTCGGCGCGGACGTCATCAAGATCGAGAACCCGGCGACCGGCGGGGACAGCGCGCGTCATGTCGGCCCGCATGGCCTGGGCGAGGCGGACAGCGAATTCTTCCAGACCTTCAACAGGAACAAGCGATCCGTCGCGCTGGACCTCAAGGACGCGACCGACCGGGAGAAGTTCGAGCGCCTGGTGAAGACCGCCGACGCCGTCGCCAACAATCTGCGTGGCGATCAGCCGGCCAAGCTGAAGCTCGATTACGCCGCGCTTTCAGGGATCAAGCCGTCCATCGTGTGCGCGCACCTGTCCGCCTACGGCCGCGGAGGCGCGCGCGAGGCATGGCCGGGCTACGACTATCTCATGCAGGCCGAAGCCGGGTTTCTCTCGTTGACCGGCGAGCCGGACGCCCCGCCGGCGCGGTTCGGGCTTTCCATGGTCGATTTCATGACCGGCACGATGATGGCCACGGGCCTCGTTTCCGCGATCCTGGGGGCGCAGCGCACCGGCAGGGGCTGCGATGTCGACGTGTCGCTGCTCGACACTGCCCTGCACCAGCTCTCCTACCCGGCGACCTGGTATCTCAACGAGGGGACGCAGACCCGCCGGGTCGCGCGCTCGGCCCATCCTTCCGTGGCGCCGTCCCAGCTGTTCAGGACGGCCGACGGCTGGATATTCCTGATGTGCCAGCTGCCGAAATTCTGGGAGATTTTCTGCCGCGAGGCCGGTTGCGAGGCGCTGCTGGAGGACGAGCGCTTCGCCACGCCGAGGGCGCGCGCGCAGAACCGCGACGCCCTCACCCGCGAACTCGATGCGGTCCTCCAGGCCGCCACCACAGCCGACTGGATGGTCCGCCTCGGCGGCAAGGTGCCGGTCGCCCCGGTCCACGACCTAGCCCAGGCGCTCGCCGCACCCGACGCGCAGGGCCTGGTCGAGACGGTCGATCACCCGGCCAAGCCTGACGGCCTGAAACTCCTGCGCGAGCCCTTCCGCATCAACGGCGAACGCCCGTCCGGCACGCGCGCGCCAAGGCTCGGCGAACACACCGAGGACGTGCTGGGAGGGGACTCATGA
- a CDS encoding CaiB/BaiF CoA transferase family protein, with the protein MKLAGLNVIDLSAFLPGPHLTMMMADHGADVVMVEPANGVGEPTREIGWKTPDGVSVWFRNIARGKRSLKLNLKDPDGQALLHALAKEADVVVEAFRPGVAKRLAADYETLSAINPRLVYCSISAFGQEGAYVTKPAHDLTVQALAGLVDLNRGLEDGKPASPNMPVADMAASLMALSAILMALYRRHETGRGDFIDMAMYDACLASTPNVTGPVFADGDHPPVKDMRSFGGAAMYHVYETGDGKFLVLGGSEPKFAKNLLDALGRPDLFELARTEPGPDQESLRTFFRETFKARSLAEWEAFLSRIDVCWAPVRTLKDAFDDPHTEARGLVFTDADGNRHIGLPMKFRNEPGKPSTSLPGFGEHSEALARQAGFDDARIRAMTDRGAI; encoded by the coding sequence ATGAAACTCGCCGGCCTGAACGTCATCGACCTCTCCGCCTTCCTGCCCGGGCCGCACCTGACGATGATGATGGCCGACCATGGCGCCGACGTGGTCATGGTCGAGCCGGCCAACGGGGTCGGCGAGCCGACGCGCGAGATCGGCTGGAAGACGCCAGACGGGGTCTCGGTCTGGTTCCGCAATATCGCGCGCGGCAAGCGTTCGCTGAAGCTGAACCTGAAGGATCCCGACGGGCAGGCCCTGCTGCATGCGCTGGCGAAAGAGGCCGACGTGGTGGTGGAGGCCTTCCGGCCGGGCGTCGCGAAGCGGCTCGCGGCCGATTACGAGACGCTGTCGGCGATCAATCCGCGCCTCGTCTACTGCTCCATTTCCGCCTTCGGGCAGGAGGGGGCCTATGTCACGAAACCCGCTCACGATCTCACCGTCCAGGCGCTCGCCGGCCTCGTCGATCTCAACCGCGGGCTGGAGGATGGAAAGCCCGCCTCGCCCAACATGCCGGTCGCCGACATGGCCGCCTCGCTGATGGCGCTGTCGGCGATCCTGATGGCGCTCTACCGGCGCCACGAGACGGGGCGCGGCGACTTCATCGACATGGCGATGTACGATGCGTGCCTTGCCTCGACGCCGAACGTGACGGGGCCGGTCTTCGCCGATGGCGACCACCCCCCGGTCAAGGACATGAGGAGCTTCGGCGGGGCGGCGATGTATCATGTCTACGAGACGGGGGACGGCAAATTCCTCGTCCTCGGCGGCTCCGAGCCGAAATTCGCAAAGAACCTCCTCGACGCGCTCGGCCGGCCGGACCTGTTCGAGCTTGCCCGCACCGAGCCCGGCCCGGATCAGGAATCCCTGCGGACCTTCTTCCGCGAGACGTTCAAGGCGAGGAGCCTTGCCGAGTGGGAGGCTTTCCTCAGCCGGATCGATGTCTGCTGGGCGCCGGTGCGCACGCTCAAGGATGCGTTCGACGATCCCCACACCGAGGCGCGCGGCCTGGTCTTCACCGACGCGGACGGCAACCGCCATATCGGCCTGCCGATGAAGTTCCGCAACGAACCGGGAAAGCCCTCCACGAGCCTGCCCGGGTTCGGCGAGCACTCCGAGGCGCTGGCGAGGCAGGCCGGTTTCGACGACGCGCGGATCAGGGCGATGACGGATCGCGGAGCGATCTAG
- a CDS encoding GntR family transcriptional regulator translates to MTDQAPRYAQLAESLKRAIAEGRPGIGEQLPTEHALMASHKVSRHTVREALRLLSEAGLIARRRGAGTVVVARETPAAFTQRLGGMEDLLQYARAARLRVLATSRVDGDPALVRRFGLEPDTAYLQITGLREGEEGPPVARTVILVRADLAPGAIALSELRGAITDWIERQHGIAPARIEQAIEAHLLTPEEAEPLQAAVAGAALMTRRRYLDAQGRIIAVSESVHPGDRFSYDMVLTREG, encoded by the coding sequence GTGACCGACCAGGCCCCCCGCTACGCCCAGCTTGCCGAGAGCCTGAAGCGCGCCATCGCCGAAGGCCGCCCCGGCATCGGCGAGCAGCTGCCGACCGAGCACGCCCTGATGGCGAGCCACAAGGTTTCCCGCCACACCGTGCGCGAGGCGCTGCGCCTCCTGTCTGAGGCCGGCCTCATCGCGCGCCGTCGCGGGGCGGGCACCGTGGTGGTGGCGCGGGAGACTCCCGCCGCCTTCACCCAGCGCCTCGGCGGGATGGAGGATCTGCTGCAATACGCCCGCGCGGCGCGGCTGCGCGTGCTCGCCACGAGCCGGGTGGACGGCGATCCCGCTCTCGTGCGCCGCTTCGGGCTCGAGCCGGATACGGCCTATCTGCAGATCACAGGGTTGCGCGAGGGCGAGGAAGGGCCGCCCGTGGCGCGCACGGTGATCCTGGTGCGCGCCGATCTCGCACCGGGCGCCATCGCCCTGTCCGAGCTTCGCGGTGCGATCACCGACTGGATCGAGCGCCAGCACGGCATCGCCCCGGCCCGCATCGAGCAGGCCATCGAGGCCCATCTCCTGACCCCGGAGGAGGCCGAGCCCTTGCAGGCTGCCGTCGCGGGGGCGGCGCTGATGACCCGCCGGCGCTATCTCGATGCGCAGGGCCGGATCATCGCGGTCTCCGAGAGCGTCCATCCCGGCGACCGCTTCTCCTACGACATGGTTCTGACGCGAGAGGGCTAG
- a CDS encoding acetyl-CoA hydrolase/transferase C-terminal domain-containing protein has product MAKKSAPISLQDAVAAMRPRTPVDAVVAECGIARLHGLDLDACAGAPIAIAAPAHRDALSAAWDEKRRQM; this is encoded by the coding sequence ATGGCGAAAAAATCCGCCCCGATTTCGCTGCAAGACGCCGTCGCGGCGATGCGTCCGCGCACGCCCGTCGATGCGGTCGTCGCGGAATGTGGTATTGCGAGACTTCACGGACTCGATCTCGACGCATGTGCAGGAGCGCCGATCGCGATCGCGGCGCCGGCCCATCGCGATGCCCTGAGCGCGGCGTGGGACGAGAAGCGGAGACAGATGTGA
- a CDS encoding MmgE/PrpD family protein yields the protein MSGQSFAPVTRRLAAILARPVSHGDKSRAARALLDWTGCAVAGAASAAGRAVRAALAEEAAGPCTVIGGAGRAPLAASLANGAVGNVLEMDDVDKRAILHPGPTVIPAAFALAQAKDASTDEFLAGLVRGYEAVIRLGRTVGPGHYAFWHNTGTCGPVGAAAACASLLGLDAERTAHALALAATQASGFWQTRHEPASMAKQLHTARAAHAGLFAARLAAEGFQGPLTVFEGEQGFFAATCPGAEAEDVVAQLDSGWKIHEVSVKPWPACRHAHPAIDAALALRAQGVRPQDIDRIELSTYADAVKFCDRVRPQSVIEAKFSLQHSVAVALIEGPPRLCHFEAGAFEREDVRALAAKVRVRAAEPWDGAYPAHYGAGLRAVLGGGREIAHRQRDALGDPENPLPEERLTQKAEALCAAGGMDAAAAARLIAAALSLGEGGALDTYAAALPREAAS from the coding sequence ATGTCCGGACAAAGTTTCGCCCCCGTCACGCGCCGTCTCGCCGCGATCCTCGCCCGCCCGGTCTCGCACGGGGACAAGTCGCGCGCAGCCCGCGCTCTGCTCGACTGGACGGGCTGTGCGGTGGCCGGTGCGGCAAGCGCAGCAGGCCGCGCGGTGCGCGCGGCGCTGGCCGAGGAGGCGGCGGGGCCCTGCACGGTGATCGGCGGGGCGGGCCGCGCGCCGCTGGCCGCCTCGCTCGCCAACGGGGCGGTCGGCAACGTGCTGGAGATGGACGATGTCGACAAGCGGGCCATCCTGCATCCCGGGCCGACCGTTATCCCGGCCGCGTTCGCCCTGGCGCAAGCGAAAGATGCGAGTACGGACGAATTCCTCGCAGGGCTCGTGCGCGGATACGAGGCGGTGATCCGGCTCGGGCGCACGGTCGGGCCGGGCCACTACGCCTTCTGGCACAATACCGGCACGTGCGGGCCCGTCGGAGCGGCGGCGGCATGTGCCTCGCTGCTGGGGCTCGATGCGGAGCGGACCGCCCATGCCCTCGCCCTCGCCGCGACGCAGGCGAGCGGGTTCTGGCAGACCCGTCACGAGCCGGCCTCGATGGCGAAACAGCTCCACACCGCGCGTGCGGCCCATGCCGGACTGTTCGCGGCGCGGCTCGCGGCGGAAGGCTTCCAGGGACCGCTCACCGTCTTTGAGGGCGAGCAGGGCTTCTTCGCCGCGACCTGCCCCGGCGCCGAGGCCGAGGACGTGGTGGCGCAGCTGGACTCGGGCTGGAAGATCCACGAGGTGAGCGTCAAGCCCTGGCCGGCCTGCCGCCACGCCCATCCGGCGATCGACGCGGCACTGGCGCTGCGCGCGCAGGGCGTGCGGCCGCAGGACATCGACCGCATCGAACTGTCCACCTACGCGGACGCGGTTAAGTTCTGCGACCGTGTGAGGCCGCAAAGCGTGATCGAGGCGAAGTTCTCGCTGCAGCACTCGGTGGCGGTGGCCCTGATCGAGGGCCCGCCCCGTCTTTGCCATTTCGAGGCCGGAGCGTTCGAGCGAGAGGATGTCCGGGCCCTGGCCGCGAAGGTCCGCGTTCGGGCGGCGGAGCCTTGGGACGGCGCCTACCCCGCCCATTACGGGGCGGGGCTGAGGGCGGTGCTGGGCGGCGGGCGCGAGATCGCGCACCGCCAGCGCGACGCGCTCGGCGACCCGGAAAATCCGCTCCCGGAAGAGCGCCTGACGCAGAAGGCCGAGGCCCTGTGCGCGGCCGGCGGCATGGATGCGGCCGCCGCCGCGCGCCTGATCGCGGCGGCGCTGTCGCTCGGCGAGGGCGGGGCGCTCGATACCTATGCCGCGGCCCTGCCGCGCGAGGCGGCGTCATGA